From the genome of Candidatus Binatus sp., one region includes:
- the scnC gene encoding thiocyanate hydrolase subunit gamma, translating into MSHKHTPGKGDADQPHAAPMVEEITDFEVLEIAVRELAIEHGLFAAEDHRRFTEWTESIEPAAGSRLVAKAWTDPAFKARVMEDAVKACKEISIDWAEPTGFGTPSDYMNLRVLEDTPTLHHVIVCTLCSCYPRPLLGMSPEWYRTTNYRRRLVRWPRQVLAEFGLVLPPEVEVRVEDSNQKCRFMVLPVRPEGTENWTEGQLAEIVTRDCMIGVALPRPGRTADVHPVQKARRPVQGSTHSGETTHEREE; encoded by the coding sequence ATGAGCCATAAACATACGCCGGGAAAAGGCGATGCTGACCAACCTCACGCGGCGCCAATGGTGGAAGAAATAACTGACTTCGAGGTTCTCGAGATTGCAGTGCGGGAACTTGCGATCGAGCACGGTCTTTTTGCCGCGGAGGATCATCGCAGGTTCACTGAGTGGACCGAGTCAATCGAACCGGCCGCGGGCTCTCGATTGGTAGCCAAGGCATGGACCGACCCAGCTTTTAAAGCTCGTGTCATGGAGGACGCCGTCAAAGCCTGCAAGGAGATCAGTATCGACTGGGCGGAACCCACCGGATTCGGCACCCCGAGCGACTACATGAATCTTCGCGTACTCGAAGATACGCCAACGCTGCATCACGTAATCGTTTGCACGCTCTGCTCGTGCTATCCGCGCCCCTTGCTCGGCATGTCGCCCGAATGGTACCGCACAACGAACTATCGGCGCAGACTAGTTCGCTGGCCACGTCAGGTCCTCGCAGAGTTCGGTTTAGTACTTCCGCCCGAGGTGGAGGTACGCGTCGAGGACTCCAACCAGAAGTGCCGCTTCATGGTCCTTCCTGTGCGCCCCGAAGGCACCGAGAATTGGACAGAGGGGCAACTTGCAGAGATCGTCACGCGCGACTGCATGATTGGCGTCGCCCTGCCGCGCCCCGGCAGGACGGCAGACGTCCATCCGGTTCAGAAGGCGCGCCGGCCCGTTCAGGGTTCGACGCATTCCGGGGAGACTACACATGAGCGTGAAGAGTGA
- a CDS encoding CbtB domain-containing protein, protein MVNKAAVSGIERSEAQVGSRIRIGTAQSAIVAAMVGIALGGTILFVVGFSHSGLLHAAAHDVRHAAGFPCH, encoded by the coding sequence ATGGTGAACAAGGCAGCAGTTTCAGGCATAGAGCGATCCGAGGCACAGGTTGGCTCTCGAATCAGAATAGGAACCGCGCAGAGCGCAATAGTTGCTGCAATGGTCGGGATCGCGCTCGGAGGCACAATCTTGTTTGTCGTCGGGTTTTCACATTCGGGTCTTCTCCATGCGGCCGCTCATGATGTCAGGCACGCCGCAGGGTTTCCCTGCCACTGA
- a CDS encoding CbtA family protein, producing the protein MVSTALLAGFLAGFCLFVIQRSSTLPLIHTAETYEKAGSLESRSDAFASEPLRSISTLLGDVFVAVGFGLIVTGIYTVSGSDGWEFGLLIGLAGFVTFHLAPAVVVPPAVPGMEVASLAIRQTGWLVAVASAMIGITLVFCLSGLARLSGLLFLVLPGVVFRLLVPIPAPGTPLHSLALLNRAFVTRTLGVMLVFWLILGTLSGYLFTRAQRKAALVN; encoded by the coding sequence ATGGTCTCAACCGCGCTTCTGGCCGGCTTTCTAGCCGGCTTTTGCCTGTTTGTGATTCAGCGATCATCGACGCTGCCGCTGATTCACACTGCCGAGACATATGAAAAGGCCGGCAGTCTTGAATCTCGGTCTGACGCCTTCGCGAGCGAACCATTGCGCTCGATCTCGACCTTGCTGGGCGACGTGTTTGTGGCGGTCGGTTTCGGTTTGATCGTGACCGGAATCTACACAGTCAGTGGCAGCGACGGATGGGAGTTCGGTTTGCTTATTGGACTCGCGGGCTTCGTCACGTTCCATCTCGCTCCGGCCGTGGTTGTGCCTCCTGCCGTTCCGGGAATGGAGGTGGCGTCGCTGGCTATACGTCAAACCGGGTGGTTGGTGGCGGTGGCATCAGCCATGATAGGCATCACCCTGGTTTTTTGCCTATCGGGGTTGGCCAGGCTTTCTGGGCTCTTGTTCCTTGTTCTGCCTGGAGTCGTGTTTCGCCTTTTGGTCCCGATACCGGCACCAGGAACGCCGTTACATTCTCTGGCCCTTCTCAACCGCGCCTTCGTGACGCGTACTCTCGGAGTGATGTTGGTCTTTTGGCTGATTCTTGGAACCCTTTCCGGATATCTCTTCACGCGGGCGCAACGAAAGGCGGCGTTAGTCAACTGA